One Georgenia wutianyii DNA segment encodes these proteins:
- the dnaE gene encoding DNA polymerase III subunit alpha, whose protein sequence is MAAGGSDNFAHLHVHTEYSMLDGASKVDELLAEAARLGQPALAITDHGYLFGAFDFWSAAQRHGVKPIIGLEAYVTPGTSRFDKSRVRWGEEYQAKDDVSARGAYTHMTLLARNNKGMNNLFRLGSRASLEGQMGKWPRMDRELISTHAEGLLATTGCPSGEVQTRIRLGQYDEALRAAGEMQDIFGKENYYVELMDHGLDIERRVTSDLLRLAREIGAPLIATNDSHYTRPEDAKTHEVMLALQSGSKLTEPTYDEGGSRFAFTGDTYYLRSAAEMRGLFAELPEACDNTLLVAEQCDVTFRTAADGANYMPRFPVPEGEDEHSWFVKEVQKGLAYRFPDGVPDHVEKQARYEVDVITQMGFPGYFLVVADFINWAKSRGIRVGPGRGSGAGSMVAYAMRITDLDPLQHGLIFERFLNPDRVSMPDFDVDFDERRRGEVIRYVTEKYGDDRVAQVVTYGTIKAKQALKDSARVLDYPFQMGEKLTKAMPPSVMGKDITLAGIFDPRDKRYNEAEEFRQLHASDPDAQAVVETAQGLEGIKRQWGVHACAVIMSSEPLQEVIPVMLRPQDGAIITQFDYPQCENLGLLKMDFLGLRNLTVIDDALENIERNGKEVPDLERLPLDDPLTYAMLGRGDTLGVFQLDGAGMRTLLRLMRPDNFEDISAVGALYRPGPMGANSHTNYALRKNGQQKIEPIHPELEEALAEILGTTYGLIVYQEQVMAIAQKVAGYTLGQADLLRRAMGKKKKAELDKQFASFEAGMLERGYSPQAVKTLWDILLPFSDYAFNKAHSAAYGIISYWTAYLKANFPTEYMAALLTSTQGNKDRLGLYLGEARHMGISVLSPDVNTSVGSFAAVGEEIRFGLAAVRNVGANVVEAIIAAREEKGAYTSFQDFLDKVPAVVCNKRTIESLIKAGAFDSLGHTRRALLARHEEAIDMVIDVKRNEAVGQFDLFAGLGGDDGAAGSGFTIDIPDLPEWDKREKLTFERQMLGLYVSDHPLFGLEHVLQRAADVSVATLLTDETRADGSSVTVAGLVTSLQRKMTKNGNPWAIATVEDLEGAIEVLFFPQTYSTVSTMLAEDSIITVRGRLNRRDDIPTIYAAEMSLPDVSQATDGPVQLTLAANRCTAPLVERLKGILTDHPGRSEVRLRLTSPGRSTTMRLEDSFRVEPSTALFGDLKALLGPGCLT, encoded by the coding sequence ATGGCTGCTGGAGGATCCGACAACTTCGCCCACCTCCACGTGCACACCGAGTACTCCATGCTCGACGGTGCCTCCAAGGTCGACGAGCTGCTCGCCGAGGCGGCCCGGCTGGGTCAGCCGGCGCTGGCGATCACCGACCACGGCTACCTCTTCGGGGCCTTCGACTTCTGGTCCGCGGCCCAGCGGCACGGCGTCAAGCCGATCATCGGCCTGGAGGCCTACGTCACGCCGGGCACCTCACGCTTCGACAAGTCCCGGGTGCGCTGGGGCGAGGAGTACCAGGCCAAGGACGACGTCTCCGCGCGCGGTGCCTACACCCACATGACGCTGCTCGCGCGCAACAACAAGGGGATGAACAACCTCTTCCGGCTCGGCTCGCGTGCCTCCCTCGAGGGGCAGATGGGCAAGTGGCCGCGGATGGACCGCGAGCTCATCTCCACCCACGCCGAGGGCCTCCTCGCCACCACCGGCTGCCCCTCGGGGGAGGTGCAGACCCGCATCCGCCTGGGCCAGTACGACGAGGCGCTGCGGGCCGCCGGGGAGATGCAGGACATCTTCGGCAAGGAGAACTACTACGTCGAGCTCATGGACCACGGGCTGGACATCGAGCGCCGGGTGACGAGCGACCTCCTGCGCCTGGCCCGGGAGATCGGTGCGCCGCTCATCGCGACGAACGACTCCCACTACACGCGCCCCGAGGACGCCAAGACCCACGAGGTCATGCTCGCGCTCCAGTCCGGCTCCAAGCTCACCGAGCCCACGTACGACGAGGGCGGCAGCCGCTTCGCCTTCACCGGCGACACCTACTACCTGCGCTCTGCCGCCGAGATGCGCGGGCTGTTCGCCGAGCTGCCCGAGGCCTGCGACAACACCCTGCTCGTCGCCGAGCAGTGCGACGTCACCTTCCGCACGGCCGCCGACGGCGCGAACTACATGCCGCGCTTCCCCGTGCCCGAGGGCGAGGACGAGCACTCGTGGTTCGTCAAGGAGGTGCAGAAGGGCCTGGCCTACCGCTTCCCGGACGGCGTGCCCGACCACGTCGAGAAGCAGGCCCGCTACGAGGTCGACGTCATCACCCAGATGGGCTTCCCCGGCTACTTCCTCGTCGTCGCCGACTTCATCAACTGGGCCAAGAGCCGCGGGATCCGCGTCGGCCCGGGTCGTGGCTCGGGCGCCGGGTCGATGGTCGCCTACGCGATGCGCATCACCGACCTCGACCCCCTCCAGCACGGCCTGATCTTCGAGCGCTTCCTCAACCCCGACCGCGTGTCGATGCCCGACTTCGACGTCGACTTCGACGAGCGCCGGCGCGGTGAGGTCATCCGGTACGTCACCGAGAAGTACGGCGACGACCGCGTCGCGCAGGTCGTCACCTACGGCACCATCAAGGCCAAGCAGGCGCTCAAGGACTCCGCGCGCGTCCTGGACTACCCCTTCCAGATGGGGGAGAAGCTCACCAAGGCGATGCCGCCGTCGGTCATGGGCAAGGACATCACCCTCGCCGGCATCTTCGACCCGCGCGACAAGCGGTACAACGAGGCCGAGGAGTTCCGCCAGCTGCACGCCTCGGACCCCGACGCCCAGGCCGTCGTCGAGACCGCGCAGGGCCTGGAGGGCATCAAGCGGCAGTGGGGCGTGCACGCCTGCGCCGTCATCATGTCCAGCGAGCCGCTCCAGGAGGTCATCCCGGTGATGCTGCGCCCGCAGGACGGCGCGATCATCACCCAGTTCGACTACCCGCAGTGCGAGAACCTCGGGCTGCTGAAGATGGACTTCCTCGGCCTGCGCAACCTCACGGTCATCGACGACGCGCTGGAGAACATCGAGCGCAACGGCAAGGAGGTGCCCGACCTCGAGCGCCTCCCGCTGGACGACCCGCTGACCTACGCCATGCTCGGCCGCGGCGACACGCTCGGGGTGTTCCAGCTCGACGGCGCCGGCATGCGCACCCTGCTGCGCCTCATGCGCCCCGACAACTTCGAGGACATCTCCGCCGTCGGCGCGCTCTACCGCCCCGGCCCGATGGGCGCGAACTCCCACACGAACTACGCGCTGCGCAAGAACGGCCAGCAGAAGATCGAGCCGATCCACCCGGAGCTCGAGGAGGCGCTCGCCGAGATCCTCGGCACCACCTACGGCCTCATCGTGTACCAGGAGCAGGTGATGGCGATCGCGCAGAAGGTCGCCGGGTACACCCTGGGCCAGGCCGACCTGCTGCGTCGCGCGATGGGCAAGAAGAAGAAGGCCGAGCTGGACAAGCAGTTCGCCAGCTTCGAGGCCGGCATGCTCGAGCGCGGCTACTCCCCGCAGGCGGTCAAGACGCTGTGGGACATCCTCCTGCCCTTCTCCGACTACGCCTTCAACAAGGCGCACTCGGCGGCCTACGGGATCATCTCCTACTGGACCGCCTACCTCAAGGCCAACTTCCCCACGGAGTACATGGCCGCCCTGCTCACCTCGACGCAGGGCAACAAGGACCGCCTGGGGCTGTACCTCGGTGAGGCCCGGCACATGGGCATCAGCGTGCTGTCGCCGGACGTCAACACCTCGGTGGGCTCCTTCGCGGCCGTCGGGGAGGAGATCCGCTTCGGTCTCGCGGCGGTGCGCAACGTCGGCGCGAACGTCGTCGAGGCGATCATCGCGGCCCGCGAGGAGAAGGGCGCCTACACCTCCTTCCAGGACTTCCTCGACAAGGTGCCCGCCGTCGTGTGCAACAAGCGCACGATCGAGTCGCTCATCAAGGCCGGTGCCTTCGACTCCCTCGGGCACACGCGACGGGCGCTCCTCGCCCGTCACGAGGAGGCCATCGACATGGTCATCGACGTCAAGCGCAACGAGGCGGTCGGCCAGTTCGACCTCTTCGCCGGGCTCGGCGGCGACGACGGGGCGGCCGGCTCCGGCTTCACCATCGACATCCCCGACCTGCCCGAGTGGGACAAGCGGGAGAAGCTGACCTTCGAGCGGCAGATGCTCGGCCTGTACGTCTCGGACCACCCGCTGTTCGGGCTGGAGCACGTGCTCCAGCGGGCGGCGGACGTCTCGGTGGCCACCCTGCTCACCGACGAGACGCGCGCCGACGGCTCGTCGGTGACGGTCGCCGGTCTCGTCACCTCGCTGCAGCGCAAGATGACGAAGAACGGCAACCCGTGGGCCATCGCGACGGTCGAGGACCTCGAGGGCGCCATCGAGGTGCTCTTCTTCCCCCAGACCTACTCGACCGTCTCCACCATGCTCGCCGAGGACTCGATCATCACGGTGCGGGGACGGCTCAACCGCCGCGACGACATCCCGACGATCTACGCCGCGGAGATGAGCCTGCCCGACGTCTCCCAGGCCACCGACGGGCCGGTGCAGCTCACGCTCGCCGCCAACCGGTGCACCGCGCCGCTCGTCGAGCGGCTCAAGGGCATCCTCACCGACCACCCGGGACGCTCGGAGGTGCGCCTGCGGCTCACCAGCCCGGGGCGCTCCACGACGATGCGGCTGGAGGACTCCTTCCGCGTCGAGCCGTCCACCGCGCTGTTCGGCGACCTCAAGGCGCTCCTCGGGCCCGGCTGCCTCACCTGA
- a CDS encoding endonuclease/exonuclease/phosphatase family protein — MAPAPTVPGLTRLTTWNVFHGRGPDGRVDATRFARAVASLRADVLALQEVDRGQPRSGRLDVAALAAEAAGAARWRFVPAVIGEPGFEWRPALAADEDASDDAYGIALLSRLPVESWHVLRLAPAPFVRLPVPVPGGGVMLLRDEPRVVLAARVHTPAGPLTVASTHLSFVPGVNAVQLRRTAAWLRTLPGPAVLLGDLNLPGGLARRASGMRLLVRGVTYPSPRPRLQLDHALGQGTLPPVRRTFVRRQDVSDHLALGLDLATE; from the coding sequence GTGGCCCCGGCTCCGACGGTGCCGGGCCTCACCCGGCTGACGACGTGGAACGTGTTCCACGGCCGCGGCCCCGACGGGCGGGTGGACGCCACCCGGTTCGCACGGGCCGTGGCCTCCCTGCGCGCCGACGTCCTCGCCCTCCAGGAGGTCGACCGCGGCCAGCCGCGCTCCGGCCGGCTGGACGTCGCGGCTCTCGCGGCGGAGGCGGCGGGCGCGGCGCGCTGGCGGTTCGTCCCGGCGGTGATCGGGGAGCCCGGTTTCGAGTGGCGTCCCGCCCTGGCGGCGGACGAGGACGCCTCCGACGACGCCTACGGCATCGCGCTGCTCTCCCGCCTGCCGGTGGAGTCCTGGCACGTCCTGCGGCTGGCGCCGGCGCCCTTCGTCCGGCTGCCGGTGCCCGTGCCCGGCGGGGGAGTGATGCTGCTGCGCGACGAGCCGCGGGTGGTGCTCGCCGCCCGCGTGCACACGCCGGCCGGCCCGCTCACCGTCGCCTCCACCCACCTGTCCTTCGTGCCCGGCGTCAACGCCGTCCAGCTGCGCCGGACCGCCGCCTGGCTGCGCACACTGCCCGGCCCGGCGGTGCTCCTCGGCGACCTCAACCTGCCCGGCGGGCTCGCCCGCCGGGCCTCGGGGATGCGGCTCCTCGTACGGGGCGTCACCTACCCCTCACCGCGCCCGCGGCTGCAGCTCGACCACGCCCTCGGGCAGGGCACGCTGCCGCCCGTGCGCCGGACGTTCGTGCGACGGCAGGACGTCTCCGACCACCTCGCACTGGGCCTGGACCTCGCCACCGAGTAG
- a CDS encoding biotin transporter BioY: MTATTVLADSLPAGLVRDASLVVGGAVVTGVLSQVVVPLPFTPVPLSLGTFAVLLVGASLGPLRGTLSLALYVLAGMGGVPWFAEQTAGWHTASFGYVLGYVLAAGLVGALARHRADRRPLPMLAAALLATTAVYAGGVPWLMVSLGVGLGEALVLGVLPFLLGDALKAAAAAGLLPAAWRLLGRSAH, encoded by the coding sequence ATGACCGCCACGACCGTCCTCGCCGACTCCCTGCCCGCCGGCCTCGTGCGCGACGCCTCGCTCGTCGTCGGCGGCGCCGTGGTGACCGGAGTGCTCTCGCAGGTCGTCGTGCCGCTGCCGTTCACCCCCGTGCCGCTGTCCCTCGGCACCTTCGCCGTGCTCCTCGTCGGTGCGTCCCTCGGGCCGCTGCGCGGCACCCTGAGCCTGGCCCTGTACGTCCTCGCGGGGATGGGCGGCGTGCCCTGGTTCGCCGAGCAGACCGCCGGCTGGCACACCGCCTCCTTCGGCTACGTCCTCGGCTACGTCCTGGCCGCGGGGCTCGTCGGCGCGCTCGCCCGCCACCGCGCGGACCGCCGCCCGCTCCCCATGCTCGCCGCCGCCCTGCTCGCGACGACCGCGGTGTACGCCGGCGGGGTGCCGTGGCTCATGGTGAGCCTCGGGGTCGGGCTCGGGGAGGCGCTCGTCCTCGGTGTGCTCCCCTTCCTCCTCGGCGACGCGCTCAAGGCCGCAGCCGCCGCCGGCCTCCTGCCCGCCGCATGGCGCCTGCTCGGCCGCTCCGCACACTGA
- a CDS encoding RNA-binding S4 domain-containing protein, translating to MGQDQVVPVEGEIRLGQFLKLASLADSGAQARELIADGAVSVDGEVETRRGRQLAAGARVEVDLPTGPVAVVVG from the coding sequence ATGGGTCAGGACCAGGTCGTTCCGGTCGAGGGCGAGATCCGCCTCGGCCAGTTCCTCAAGCTCGCCTCGCTCGCCGACTCCGGCGCGCAGGCACGCGAGCTCATCGCCGACGGCGCGGTGAGCGTCGACGGTGAGGTCGAGACCCGCCGGGGCCGGCAGCTGGCCGCCGGGGCCCGGGTCGAGGTGGACCTGCCCACCGGGCCGGTCGCCGTCGTCGTGGGCTGA
- the hisD gene encoding histidinol dehydrogenase produces MLRRIDLRGSDVSDLAGVLPRATLDVEAALAQVLPIIADVRDRGALALRDLAERFDGVRPEHLRVPAEALQQALADLDPQVREALELSVVHNRAGHEAQLPTERDTEILPGGHVRQRWVPVSRVGLYVPGGLAVYPSSVVMNVVAAQVAGVPSLAVASPPQQAFGGLPHPTILAACALLGVEEVYAVGGAQAVAMFAYGAAGEPGTGDGERLCAPVDVVTGPGNIFVAAAKRAVMGRVGIDAEAGTTEIAVLADAGADPRFVAADLISQAEHDPAAASVLVTDSVELADAVDAEIERQAAATTHAERVRTALTGPQSGTVLVTDIEQGIAVCDAYGAEHLEVQTADAAAVADRIRNAGAIFVGPWSPVPLGDYLAGSNHVLPTGGTARFASGLSVMAFLKPVQVVEYDDAALRKVAGPLRALAESEDLPAHADAVDLRAG; encoded by the coding sequence ATGCTCAGGCGAATCGATCTCCGCGGAAGTGACGTCTCCGACCTCGCCGGCGTGCTGCCGCGCGCCACCCTCGACGTCGAGGCCGCCCTGGCCCAGGTGCTCCCGATCATCGCGGACGTCCGCGACCGTGGTGCCCTCGCCCTGCGCGACCTCGCCGAGCGCTTCGACGGCGTACGGCCCGAGCACCTGCGGGTGCCCGCGGAGGCGCTGCAGCAGGCGCTCGCCGACCTCGACCCGCAGGTCCGCGAGGCCCTCGAGCTGTCCGTCGTGCACAACCGCGCCGGCCACGAGGCACAGCTCCCGACCGAGCGGGACACCGAGATCCTCCCCGGCGGGCACGTGCGCCAGCGCTGGGTGCCGGTGAGCCGGGTGGGCCTGTACGTGCCCGGCGGGCTGGCGGTGTACCCCTCGAGCGTCGTCATGAACGTCGTCGCCGCGCAGGTGGCCGGCGTCCCGTCGCTCGCCGTCGCGAGCCCGCCCCAGCAGGCCTTCGGCGGCCTTCCGCACCCGACGATCCTCGCGGCGTGCGCCCTCCTCGGGGTCGAGGAGGTCTACGCCGTCGGTGGCGCGCAGGCCGTGGCGATGTTCGCCTACGGGGCGGCCGGTGAGCCGGGCACCGGCGACGGGGAGCGGCTGTGCGCGCCCGTCGACGTCGTCACCGGGCCGGGCAACATCTTCGTCGCCGCCGCCAAGCGGGCGGTCATGGGCCGCGTGGGCATCGACGCCGAGGCCGGCACGACCGAGATCGCCGTGCTCGCCGACGCCGGCGCCGACCCGCGGTTCGTCGCCGCCGACCTCATCTCCCAGGCGGAGCACGACCCCGCCGCCGCCTCCGTGCTCGTCACCGACAGCGTCGAGCTCGCCGACGCGGTCGACGCCGAGATCGAGCGCCAGGCCGCCGCGACGACGCACGCCGAGCGGGTGCGCACCGCGCTCACCGGCCCGCAGTCCGGCACGGTCCTCGTCACCGACATCGAGCAGGGCATCGCCGTGTGCGACGCCTACGGCGCCGAGCACCTGGAGGTGCAGACCGCCGACGCCGCCGCCGTCGCGGACCGGATCCGCAACGCCGGCGCGATCTTCGTCGGGCCCTGGAGCCCGGTGCCGCTCGGGGACTACCTCGCCGGGTCCAACCACGTGCTGCCCACGGGCGGCACGGCGCGCTTCGCCTCCGGGCTCAGCGTCATGGCCTTCCTCAAGCCTGTCCAGGTCGTCGAGTACGACGACGCCGCGCTGCGGAAGGTCGCCGGCCCGCTGCGGGCGCTCGCCGAGTCCGAGGACCTGCCCGCCCACGCCGACGCCGTCGACCTCCGGGCGGGCTGA
- a CDS encoding SurA N-terminal domain-containing protein codes for MRTKVAVATAAVLLALVGCGSADDDAATDPTAEAPSAEETAPTDAMPTAPEPDLEGLPDVVAVVDGVEITREEFEQVYASQLQQAFMQSQMTGQEVDQDQLKQQTAEGLVDTQLLLAEAEARSIAPTDEEVNAAAEELAASSGLGSADELFSMLEQQGLGREEAMDELRLQTSVEQLVADEAGEFTPADEDIQALYDEAAGQAGEGGELPPLEEVRPQIEAQLQQQHESEIVQALLEQLRADADITYNL; via the coding sequence ATGCGCACCAAGGTTGCCGTGGCGACCGCTGCCGTCCTGCTCGCCCTCGTGGGCTGCGGATCGGCCGACGACGACGCCGCCACCGACCCGACCGCCGAGGCGCCCAGCGCCGAGGAGACGGCTCCCACGGACGCGATGCCGACCGCGCCGGAGCCCGACCTCGAAGGGCTGCCGGACGTCGTCGCCGTCGTCGACGGCGTGGAGATCACGCGCGAGGAGTTCGAGCAGGTCTACGCCAGCCAGCTCCAGCAGGCCTTCATGCAGTCGCAGATGACGGGCCAGGAGGTCGACCAGGACCAGCTCAAGCAGCAGACGGCCGAAGGGCTCGTGGACACCCAGCTCCTCCTCGCCGAGGCCGAGGCGCGCTCGATCGCGCCGACGGACGAGGAGGTCAACGCCGCCGCCGAGGAGCTCGCCGCGTCCAGCGGTCTGGGCTCGGCCGACGAGCTCTTCAGCATGCTCGAGCAGCAGGGCCTGGGCCGTGAGGAGGCCATGGACGAGCTCCGGCTGCAGACCTCGGTCGAGCAGCTCGTCGCCGACGAAGCCGGTGAGTTCACGCCGGCCGACGAGGACATCCAGGCGCTCTACGACGAGGCGGCCGGGCAGGCCGGCGAGGGTGGGGAGCTGCCGCCCCTGGAGGAGGTCCGTCCGCAGATCGAGGCGCAGCTCCAGCAGCAGCACGAGAGCGAGATCGTCCAGGCGCTGCTCGAGCAGCTGCGCGCGGACGCCGACATCACCTACAACCTGTGA
- a CDS encoding gluconokinase, translating to MTAFTVDLADAHDPLVLAVDVGSTASRGGLYDARGLPVAGLRHKVRHAFTTATDGTSVIDPRQVLAEVSEILQAVARPYLAGRIAGVALDTFASSLVGVDSGGDPLTPCFTYADSRCAPQVAELRAELDEAEVQQRTGCRLHTSYLPARLRWLRATRPEVVARVARWLSLGELLTLHLAGTTGVGTSTAAWTGLLDRLGGHWDPQMLAVAGVAPHTLSPVHHPDQPLPGATSRLPALDGAAWFAVVADGYAATVGTGGRTGGGLVASFATSGAVRAQVPAAVPRTPPGLWAYRVDGATALLGGALNDVGRAASWLTDTLRLDGGLDELLVPDPEPGTPLVLPFLSGERSTGWAAGARAVLADVSAASTPQALARGVLEGVALTYGRVVAQLREVTEPREVLASGRASQALPHLLQLVADVTGLPVTPVTIKRSTLHGTALLALDTLAPGVERATPTTGPTLDPVAGRADYYAERAAAFEELYAAVVA from the coding sequence ATGACCGCGTTCACCGTCGACCTCGCCGACGCGCACGACCCCCTCGTCCTCGCCGTCGACGTCGGCTCCACCGCCAGCCGGGGCGGCCTGTACGACGCACGCGGCCTGCCGGTGGCCGGCCTGCGCCACAAGGTGCGCCACGCCTTCACGACCGCCACGGACGGCACGTCGGTCATCGACCCCCGGCAGGTGCTCGCGGAGGTCTCCGAGATCCTCCAGGCCGTGGCCCGCCCGTACCTCGCCGGACGGATCGCCGGGGTCGCGCTCGACACGTTCGCCTCCTCGCTCGTCGGCGTGGACTCCGGGGGCGACCCGCTCACCCCGTGCTTCACCTACGCCGACTCCCGCTGCGCGCCCCAGGTGGCCGAGCTGCGCGCCGAGCTCGACGAGGCCGAGGTCCAGCAGCGCACCGGGTGCCGGCTGCACACGAGCTACCTGCCCGCACGGCTGCGCTGGCTGCGGGCCACCCGGCCGGAGGTCGTCGCGCGCGTCGCGCGGTGGCTGTCCCTCGGGGAGCTCCTCACCCTGCATCTCGCCGGCACGACCGGCGTCGGCACCTCCACCGCGGCGTGGACGGGGCTGCTCGACCGCCTCGGTGGCCACTGGGACCCGCAGATGCTCGCCGTCGCCGGCGTCGCGCCCCACACCCTGTCCCCGGTCCACCATCCCGACCAGCCCCTGCCCGGCGCCACCTCCCGCCTCCCCGCGCTCGACGGCGCCGCCTGGTTCGCCGTCGTCGCCGACGGCTACGCGGCCACCGTGGGCACCGGCGGGCGCACGGGTGGGGGCCTCGTCGCGTCCTTCGCGACGAGCGGCGCCGTGCGGGCACAGGTCCCGGCGGCCGTTCCGCGCACCCCGCCGGGGCTGTGGGCCTACCGGGTGGACGGCGCGACCGCGCTCCTCGGTGGGGCGCTCAACGACGTCGGCCGCGCCGCCTCCTGGCTCACCGACACCCTGCGCCTGGACGGCGGGCTCGACGAGCTCCTCGTCCCCGACCCCGAGCCGGGCACCCCGCTCGTCCTGCCCTTCCTCAGCGGGGAGCGCAGCACAGGGTGGGCGGCCGGCGCCCGCGCCGTCCTCGCGGACGTCTCGGCGGCGAGCACGCCGCAGGCCCTGGCCCGGGGCGTGCTCGAGGGGGTCGCGCTCACCTACGGGCGGGTCGTGGCACAGCTGCGCGAGGTCACCGAGCCACGGGAGGTGCTCGCGAGCGGGCGGGCGAGCCAGGCGCTGCCCCACCTGCTCCAGCTGGTCGCGGACGTCACCGGACTGCCGGTGACGCCGGTGACGATCAAGCGCTCGACCCTCCACGGGACCGCGCTGCTCGCCCTGGACACGCTCGCGCCCGGCGTCGAGCGGGCGACCCCGACCACCGGGCCCACGCTGGACCCGGTGGCGGGACGCGCCGACTACTACGCCGAGCGGGCCGCGGCCTTCGAGGAGCTCTACGCCGCGGTGGTGGCCTGA